In Streptomyces hawaiiensis, one genomic interval encodes:
- a CDS encoding 2-oxoglutarate/malate transporter has translation MLRTLPGSAPTAPSFTRVSGLAALGFAFLIVAGNVILVPAGLPRTGAGIGEVDGFFRAHHDLVGIGSALTPVAWALATVFGAGVVRVLWHSERERGSAWALVGFAGLLSQNAAFAGVIAIRLALASTAADGLGADTGLWALHDALFTLNGAFLALALAGLSLGGLRAGLVRPWHGRWGLVSAALLLASAVLTPLAIDRLGPLGLLGLAGWLMWVVWIVVYGIVLIRAEPGRPTAR, from the coding sequence ATGTTACGTACACTGCCGGGGAGCGCCCCGACCGCCCCGAGTTTCACCCGTGTCAGCGGCTTGGCCGCGCTGGGCTTCGCCTTCCTGATCGTCGCCGGGAACGTGATCCTGGTGCCGGCCGGTCTGCCGCGCACCGGTGCCGGCATCGGAGAGGTGGACGGGTTCTTCCGGGCCCACCACGACCTGGTCGGCATCGGGTCCGCGCTCACGCCCGTGGCCTGGGCCCTGGCCACGGTGTTCGGTGCGGGAGTGGTCCGGGTGCTGTGGCATTCCGAGCGGGAGCGCGGCTCGGCGTGGGCCCTGGTCGGCTTCGCCGGGCTCCTGTCGCAGAACGCGGCATTCGCCGGGGTCATCGCCATCCGGCTGGCACTCGCGTCGACGGCTGCGGACGGCCTCGGCGCGGACACGGGCCTGTGGGCACTCCACGACGCCCTGTTCACCCTCAACGGCGCCTTCCTCGCGCTGGCCCTGGCCGGTCTGTCCCTCGGCGGGCTGCGTGCCGGGCTGGTCCGTCCCTGGCACGGCAGGTGGGGTCTGGTGTCGGCCGCCCTGCTGCTCGCTTCCGCCGTGCTGACGCCACTGGCCATCGACCGCCTCGGTCCGCTCGGACTTCTCGGGCTCGCCGGATGGCTGATGTGGGTGGTGTGGATCGTCGTGTACGGGATCGTCCTGATACGCGCCGAGCCGGGACGGCCAACCGCCCGTTGA
- a CDS encoding TetR/AcrR family transcriptional regulator — MSEEPGRRRYDSLRRTAQAQQTRGDIARAALRLFVSRGWGATTVRDVAREAGVSVPTVYAAYGNKPGLTRALADAADLSADVPQLVAALESPTTDPARQLAAMAGYDRRLYERAGDVIALVREAGRSEPDLAALYDDSRRRGDRTRVQVFSSWPPGVLRTGLDVPSAVDVYAALCNIDVYAVLTGERGWSPDRVEQWWCGALVRELLH; from the coding sequence ATGAGTGAGGAGCCGGGGCGACGGCGGTACGACTCGTTGCGCCGGACGGCGCAGGCGCAGCAGACCCGCGGCGACATCGCCCGCGCCGCGTTGCGCCTGTTCGTCTCCCGGGGGTGGGGGGCGACCACGGTGCGGGACGTGGCGCGTGAGGCGGGGGTGTCCGTGCCGACCGTCTACGCGGCCTACGGCAACAAGCCGGGCCTGACCCGGGCGCTGGCCGATGCGGCCGACCTCTCGGCCGATGTGCCGCAGCTCGTCGCGGCGCTGGAGTCACCCACGACGGACCCCGCACGCCAGCTCGCCGCCATGGCCGGCTACGACCGGCGTCTGTACGAGCGCGCCGGCGACGTCATCGCCCTCGTACGGGAAGCGGGCCGCTCCGAGCCGGATCTCGCCGCGCTGTACGACGACAGCCGCCGACGCGGCGACCGGACCCGGGTACAGGTCTTCTCCTCCTGGCCGCCGGGTGTCCTGAGAACCGGACTCGACGTGCCGTCCGCCGTCGACGTCTACGCGGCGCTGTGCAACATCGACGTCTACGCCGTACTGACCGGCGAGCGGGGGTGGTCACCCGACCGGGTGGAACAGTGGTGGTGCGGCGCGCTGGTGCGCGAGCTGCTCCACTGA
- a CDS encoding CsbD family protein, producing the protein MAGDQKGKAKAEQAKGKAKETIGRAVGNERLEAEGRAEQSKGDARQAKEKTKDVFKH; encoded by the coding sequence GTGGCTGGAGATCAGAAGGGCAAGGCGAAGGCCGAGCAGGCCAAGGGCAAGGCCAAGGAGACGATCGGCCGCGCGGTGGGCAACGAGCGGCTGGAGGCCGAAGGCCGGGCGGAGCAGTCGAAGGGTGACGCCCGGCAGGCCAAGGAGAAGACGAAGGACGTCTTCAAGCACTGA